From Geotalea uraniireducens Rf4:
AGAGATTGGCCATTGACGTTTTTTTGATCGGCAGAAGGAGGTATTTCCAGCGTACCGCCCGAAAATAGTAGCTGACAAAGGTTACGACAACCGCGGGCAGCAGATAGCGGTAATCCATCTCACTGAAAGCGATAACCAGTTTATTGAAGTCTATCTTGCGGAAAAGCAGGAAGAGAAAGAAGAGACTGATCCCAATCCCGAGCAAAAGTTTCTTGTCAAATCCCTTCTTTGTCACATTCAATCCTTCACAAGGTATTCACGGTATTCAATAATGGCCGCATCGCGTAAAATCTCACGGCATCGTTCAATATCTTTGGCAATGGCCTTCTGCAAGGACGGGACATCGGGAAAGGTCAGCTCGCCACGAATCCTGTCGATAAAGTAAAGCCGTGCGTCCTTGCCGTAAAGATCCCCTTCAAAGTCAAAGAGAAAGACTTCGATCGCCAGTCTTTCATCTTTAAAAGTGGGATTGCTTCCGATGTTACAGGCGCCGTCATAGAGAACGTCGTCAATCTTCACCTTAACGGCATAGACACCATCTTTGGGAAGCAGCTCCTTATCGGTCTCGATGTTTGCTGTGGGAAATCCCAATCCTTTGCCGCGATGGTGTCCGTGAACTACCGTGCCGCCAAGGGAAAAATGACGGCCAAGGAGCGAAACTACACCTTTAACGTCACCATTCATCATCATGGTGCGAATCAAAGAGCTGCTGAAGATGGTTCTCCCATTGCTTATCGGCTCCAACACCTCGACTTTGAAGGATAACTCCTCGCCCAACTGCCTGAGCAGGGCCACGTCACCTTCACGATTGCGACCGAAGGCGTAATCATAGCCGATGACAAGCTTGTTCACCCCGATTTTTTCGACCAGAACCGTGCCGACAAACTCTCTGGCGGTTATGGCAGCAAATTTTTCGTCAAACGGGATCTCAATCAGGTAGTCGATGCCGGACGCCTCGATGAGGGTTTCCTTCTCGGCGTAGGTATTGATCAGCAACGGGCTCTTTTCCGGCGCCAACACCTTCAGCGGGTGAGGAACAAAGGTCACAACCACCGACACACCGCCCAGTTCAGCGGCCAATTGTTTGACCCGGCGAAATATCTCCCGGTGTCCCAGATGAACCCCGTCGAAGTTACCGATGGTGACAACGGCATTGGGAAGCTTTTCGCTTATGTCGGATAAGTTTTTAAAAATTATCATGGATTTTATATGGGGAACCGTTCCCAGTCCCCAGTTCACGCCTCTGCCGTTACAGCCGGTTTCTTCTTGCCGAAAATCAGCGCCACCCAGACACTCACCTCATACATCAGGTAGAGCGGGACCATAATCACGAACATCGTGATCAGGTCGGCATGAAATGCAGCGATAATCGAGCTGGCCAGCAATGCGTACTTGCGGTTTCTGGCCAGGAGGGAATAGCTGACTATGCCGAATCTGGACAAGAGCAGCGACAGAATCGGCAGCTCGAAGATGAGGCCGAAGATGAGAATCAATCGTAGACAAAAGTTTATGTATGCGCTCAGGTTGAACCAGCTCTGGAGCCCTTGCGCCTCGTAGGAAAGGGAGAAGTTGATGATGACCGGCCAGATAACGATAAGGAAGAAGAGCGCCCCGACACAGAAACTGATGGTGCTGACCGTGACAAAGGGAACGACAAGTTTCTTTTCCTTGCGGGTCAGCCCCGGCGCGACGAACAGCCATACCTGATAGAACAATACCGGCAGGACCAGGATCAGGCCGGCAATAATCGAAATCTTGCACTGGATGAAAAACGGTTCAAGAGGCGCGCTGTAGTTCAGCATTCTTTCCTTGACCGGCGCGCTTACGTCCTGTTCCAGCTTGTAGTGGTTGTAGATTGCCGGGTAGCGTTTTTTTACCTCACCATAGACCTGTTTCTTCAGCTCGGTCAGGTAGGTCTTGCCGGTCAGTGGCTTTTCCACGAAACTCAGCAGGTCGCTGGAAAAATTCCACGACACCCCCATGCCGATGACTATGGCAATAATGGATACAATCAGCCTTTTACGCAATTCGACAAGATGTTCGATGAACGGCAGGACTTTCTCATCGGCCATAAATAAATCCCCTTATTGACCAGCTCTTCACCTAAACGAATTTTATAACACAGCACAAAGTCCAAGCGCAACTGCTTTAACCTGATCACCATGGTAAGCCATGGTCATGCATACCGAGAACTTGAAATGATACGCCAAAATAATAAATGTGACGTGGAGGGTATTGACGTAAGGAAAAAGGAGGAAATTTTAAATCATTTTGATCAACGTATCCACGACAGCCTCAAGAGGAACAACGCCATCTACACAGACCGAATCCATAACCGCTTTCGGCATGCCGAAAACAATGGAGCTTTCCTCGGACTCCACGAAAATCCTTCCGCCGGCATTCTTTATCGCCTGAGCCCCGCTCGCCCCATCCCTACCCATC
This genomic window contains:
- a CDS encoding bifunctional riboflavin kinase/FAD synthetase — encoded protein: MIIFKNLSDISEKLPNAVVTIGNFDGVHLGHREIFRRVKQLAAELGGVSVVVTFVPHPLKVLAPEKSPLLINTYAEKETLIEASGIDYLIEIPFDEKFAAITAREFVGTVLVEKIGVNKLVIGYDYAFGRNREGDVALLRQLGEELSFKVEVLEPISNGRTIFSSSLIRTMMMNGDVKGVVSLLGRHFSLGGTVVHGHHRGKGLGFPTANIETDKELLPKDGVYAVKVKIDDVLYDGACNIGSNPTFKDERLAIEVFLFDFEGDLYGKDARLYFIDRIRGELTFPDVPSLQKAIAKDIERCREILRDAAIIEYREYLVKD
- the tatC gene encoding twin-arginine translocase subunit TatC, whose protein sequence is MADEKVLPFIEHLVELRKRLIVSIIAIVIGMGVSWNFSSDLLSFVEKPLTGKTYLTELKKQVYGEVKKRYPAIYNHYKLEQDVSAPVKERMLNYSAPLEPFFIQCKISIIAGLILVLPVLFYQVWLFVAPGLTRKEKKLVVPFVTVSTISFCVGALFFLIVIWPVIINFSLSYEAQGLQSWFNLSAYINFCLRLILIFGLIFELPILSLLLSRFGIVSYSLLARNRKYALLASSIIAAFHADLITMFVIMVPLYLMYEVSVWVALIFGKKKPAVTAEA